The proteins below are encoded in one region of Sulfolobus islandicus Y.N.15.51:
- a CDS encoding CbiX/SirB N-terminal domain-containing protein, which yields MLGVLLVLHGSKIPEWKDVGIKYAEYLSRYFNLVEFGFLEFNKPTLSEALSNLLAKGANKIVVVPLLFATGTHFKRDIPRLLGIDGDEKKIQYMGKEIEIIIADPLGFDEKIGEVLVKRVNETYNKNY from the coding sequence TTGTTAGGAGTTTTATTAGTTTTACATGGTAGCAAGATACCAGAATGGAAAGATGTTGGAATTAAGTACGCAGAATATTTATCTAGATATTTTAATTTAGTAGAATTCGGCTTCTTAGAGTTTAATAAACCTACGTTAAGCGAGGCACTAAGTAATCTTCTAGCTAAGGGAGCTAATAAGATAGTAGTAGTTCCATTATTATTTGCAACTGGAACTCATTTCAAAAGAGATATCCCAAGGCTACTAGGTATAGATGGTGACGAAAAGAAAATACAATACATGGGAAAGGAAATTGAAATAATAATAGCCGATCCTTTGGGATTTGATGAGAAAATTGGAGAAGTGTTAGTTAAAAGGGTTAACGAAACTTACAACAAAAACTATTAA
- a CDS encoding methionine synthase: protein MSKLPLLPTTVIGSYPRPKWLRESIRLHKAGKISDEDLQEAFSDAVIAVLKDHYNAGVDVPTDGEVRRDEMVEFFAERIKGFKFYGPVRVWGTAYYRKPSVVSKIEYKKPMLVDEFTFAKSVSYTDNLKITITGPYTIAEWSYNEYYKNKKDLVFDLAKAINQEIKNLVEAGAKIIQIDEPALHTRREDVSWGVEAVNEAVKGVNAKLVMHICYGEYSFVAPYLNELKVDQINFAFKIYNYKPLELLKRYGFDKELGAGVIDVHNRRIETSEEVANDIRKILEYFTPEKVWINPDCGLKLLSRKIAYQKLVSMVEGTKVVREELKRKGYSVD, encoded by the coding sequence ATGAGTAAGTTACCTTTACTTCCTACAACTGTTATTGGAAGCTATCCTAGGCCTAAATGGTTAAGAGAATCCATAAGACTCCATAAGGCAGGTAAAATAAGCGACGAGGACTTACAAGAGGCCTTTAGCGATGCTGTAATAGCAGTGCTTAAAGATCACTATAATGCAGGAGTTGATGTTCCTACAGATGGCGAAGTTAGAAGGGATGAGATGGTTGAATTTTTCGCTGAGAGAATAAAAGGATTTAAGTTCTATGGTCCAGTAAGAGTGTGGGGAACGGCATATTACAGAAAGCCTTCTGTTGTTAGTAAAATTGAGTACAAGAAACCAATGCTAGTTGACGAGTTTACTTTTGCAAAATCTGTCTCTTATACTGATAACTTGAAAATAACAATAACTGGTCCTTACACTATAGCTGAATGGTCCTATAATGAATACTATAAGAATAAAAAGGACTTAGTTTTTGATCTAGCGAAAGCGATAAATCAAGAAATCAAGAACTTGGTAGAAGCTGGAGCTAAAATAATACAAATTGATGAGCCAGCCTTACACACTAGAAGGGAGGATGTAAGTTGGGGAGTGGAAGCAGTAAATGAAGCTGTAAAAGGTGTAAACGCTAAGTTGGTTATGCACATATGTTATGGTGAATATAGCTTTGTTGCACCATACTTGAACGAGCTTAAGGTTGATCAGATAAATTTCGCATTTAAAATTTACAACTATAAGCCTTTAGAGCTTTTGAAGAGATATGGTTTCGATAAGGAACTTGGAGCTGGAGTAATAGATGTGCATAATAGAAGGATCGAGACATCTGAGGAAGTCGCTAATGATATAAGAAAAATTTTAGAATATTTCACACCAGAGAAGGTGTGGATAAATCCAGACTGTGGATTGAAATTGCTTTCTAGAAAAATAGCCTATCAAAAACTGGTATCAATGGTAGAGGGAACAAAGGTTGTAAGAGAAGAACTTAAAAGGAAAGGATATAGTGTAGATTAA
- a CDS encoding 3,4-dihydroxy-2-butanone-4-phosphate synthase, whose protein sequence is MDFLSLRKDLESGIPLLIYDFDGREEETDMIFYAGVISWKSIYTLRKEAGGLICYATSNSEAKTLGLNFMAEELKRHELYKKLVKKPSYGDYPAFSLWVNHVNTKTGISDYDRYITISELHKIIAKTKTNPEDARREFYENFMTPGHVPILIARDIRERRGHTELSIALLQKLGLESSAVIAEMLDEKLSMSKEKVKKIAKNLGFHFIEGKDIFKEVVI, encoded by the coding sequence ATGGATTTTCTTAGTTTACGTAAAGATTTGGAGTCTGGAATACCGCTATTAATATACGACTTTGACGGAAGAGAGGAAGAAACAGACATGATATTTTACGCAGGAGTAATAAGCTGGAAAAGTATATACACTCTGAGAAAAGAAGCAGGAGGATTGATATGTTACGCAACGTCAAATAGTGAAGCTAAAACATTGGGTTTGAATTTTATGGCAGAAGAGTTAAAACGACACGAATTATACAAAAAATTAGTAAAGAAGCCTTCTTATGGAGATTATCCAGCGTTTTCCCTATGGGTTAACCATGTCAATACAAAAACTGGAATCTCTGACTATGATAGATATATTACAATAAGTGAATTACATAAAATAATAGCTAAAACTAAAACAAATCCAGAAGATGCGAGAAGGGAATTTTACGAGAATTTCATGACACCGGGCCATGTGCCAATACTAATTGCAAGAGATATAAGGGAGAGAAGAGGCCATACTGAATTATCAATCGCGCTGTTACAAAAGTTAGGGTTAGAAAGTAGTGCGGTAATAGCGGAGATGCTAGATGAGAAATTAAGCATGAGTAAAGAAAAAGTAAAAAAGATTGCAAAAAATCTAGGATTTCACTTTATAGAGGGAAAAGATATTTTTAAAGAGGTGGTTATATGA
- a CDS encoding amidohydrolase family protein, translating to MAYRGRISLNVRLALVGEELEIRENVNLEIEEGIITHIGNGFSAEGITFKNGILIPGLVNAHVHSADFICQEMGYNMPISEVVGDPYSIKYECLSKNTKESIMNSIERFVMRGRELGSNIIIDFREQGLEGSLLSNTIKNKMAANGVKYYFLGRLEEDEFKYSYILNRLYEIADGYGLSSASSTSNMELIRDTFKDKIRAVHISETMKHWLKNDLEYVMRKYDPNLIIHGTHLSEEEINVIRDKRASLVYCPRSNLWFSVGIPKVINGLKSGVNVVIGTDNGGVLDPDMWKEMETLLLISRIQDPLSDYSLQILKASTINAYRFLGIRGWIEEGNNIEAGLLILEGENSGILSSNNKYMGIIKRGNKIIYNLGAIQKIM from the coding sequence TTGGCATATAGAGGAAGAATATCACTAAACGTAAGACTAGCTTTAGTAGGAGAGGAACTAGAAATAAGAGAGAACGTTAACTTAGAAATAGAAGAAGGTATAATAACTCATATAGGAAATGGCTTCTCGGCTGAAGGCATAACATTTAAAAACGGAATCTTAATCCCTGGACTAGTTAACGCTCATGTTCATTCTGCCGACTTCATATGCCAAGAAATGGGATACAATATGCCAATAAGTGAAGTTGTTGGAGATCCGTATAGTATTAAATATGAATGTTTAAGCAAAAATACAAAAGAATCAATCATGAACTCTATAGAGAGATTCGTCATGAGAGGAAGAGAACTAGGTTCTAATATAATAATCGACTTTAGAGAGCAGGGATTAGAGGGAAGCTTACTTTCGAATACTATTAAGAATAAAATGGCTGCTAACGGAGTAAAATATTACTTCCTAGGAAGACTTGAAGAAGATGAATTCAAGTACAGCTATATTTTAAATAGACTATATGAAATAGCTGACGGTTATGGGTTATCTAGTGCTTCTAGTACATCTAATATGGAGTTAATAAGAGATACATTTAAGGATAAAATTAGGGCAGTCCACATATCTGAGACCATGAAGCATTGGTTAAAAAACGATTTAGAATATGTGATGAGGAAATATGACCCAAATCTAATAATACACGGAACGCATCTAAGTGAAGAGGAAATTAACGTTATAAGAGATAAGAGGGCCTCCCTAGTTTACTGTCCAAGGAGTAACCTCTGGTTCTCTGTAGGAATACCAAAGGTTATAAACGGGTTAAAAAGCGGGGTTAACGTAGTGATTGGAACTGACAATGGGGGAGTATTAGATCCAGACATGTGGAAGGAAATGGAAACCTTACTTCTGATTTCCAGAATTCAGGATCCACTTTCCGACTACTCATTACAAATATTGAAGGCCAGTACTATTAACGCTTATAGGTTTTTAGGGATTAGAGGATGGATAGAAGAGGGAAACAACATTGAAGCTGGTTTATTAATTCTTGAGGGGGAGAATTCAGGGATACTAAGCTCAAACAATAAATATATGGGAATTATAAAAAGAGGCAATAAAATAATTTATAACCTTGGTGCTATCCAAAAGATCATGTGA
- a CDS encoding DNA polymerase sliding clamp produces the protein MFKIIYPNAKDFFSFINSITKVTDSIVLNFTEDGIFSRHLTEDKVLMAIIRIPKDVLSEYSIDSPTSVKLDVSSVKKILSKARSKKATIELSETDSGLKIIIRDEKSGAKSTIYLKAEKGQVEQLTEPKVNLTVNFTTDESILNVIAADVSLVGEEMRISTEEDKVKIEAGEEGKKYVALLMKDKPLKELSIDASATSSYSAEMFKDAITGVRGFSAPTMVSFGENLPMKIDVEAVSGGHMIFWIAPRL, from the coding sequence ATGTTTAAGATTATTTACCCTAATGCGAAAGACTTTTTCTCGTTCATCAATTCTATTACAAAAGTTACTGATTCTATTGTTCTAAATTTTACGGAAGATGGAATATTTTCGAGGCATTTGACTGAAGACAAAGTGTTGATGGCAATTATAAGAATACCTAAAGACGTTTTGAGTGAATATAGTATTGATAGTCCCACTTCAGTTAAATTAGACGTTTCTTCAGTAAAGAAGATTCTTTCAAAAGCTAGGTCAAAGAAAGCTACGATCGAGTTAAGTGAGACCGACAGTGGATTAAAGATTATAATAAGAGACGAGAAAAGTGGGGCGAAAAGTACCATTTATCTTAAAGCGGAAAAGGGTCAAGTTGAACAATTGACTGAACCAAAAGTTAATTTGACCGTGAATTTCACTACAGATGAGAGCATACTTAATGTGATAGCAGCAGATGTATCTTTAGTTGGAGAAGAGATGAGGATTTCAACAGAAGAGGATAAGGTAAAGATAGAAGCTGGTGAGGAAGGTAAAAAGTATGTTGCATTGCTAATGAAAGATAAGCCCTTAAAAGAACTCTCCATAGACGCATCAGCTACATCTTCTTATAGCGCGGAGATGTTTAAGGATGCTATAACAGGCGTAAGAGGTTTTTCAGCCCCTACAATGGTGAGCTTTGGTGAGAATCTCCCTATGAAAATTGATGTGGAAGCAGTTAGTGGAGGTCACATGATCTTTTGGATAGCACCAAGGTTATAA
- a CDS encoding cobyrinate a,c-diamide synthase, with amino-acid sequence MRRILLSSDRSGSGKTLITSAIMKALSKKYRVRGFKAGPDFIDPGYHKIATGFPSINLDLWMMGKNNVKRSLIKYGREFDIGIIEGVMGLYDGVDTLYSTYELAKVTKTPVILIINCSNIGSTVGAIVKGLKYYRNDVNIRGVIFNKIASETHYNYCKTAVEDVEVLGYVPFDKNLEVKSRHLGLVTIEDNKEVQDLIRYASELVEKYVDLDKIYEMASDEDLEVDLPKDDENKGLKRKMAIAYDPAFSFYYQENLDILRSRYELEFFSPLNDEYVEDAEAIYIGGGYPELHLNELERSIKTKSWLKNSSYSGVKIYAECGGLMYLSKNLIDENNKNYNMVGIFDIDLKTKDKLTIGYTELEAINENFIANKNSLVRGHEFHISKPISVNEKEFVFKVRIGKGIVDKLDGVKSNNTIANYSHLHFSNFQQKIVF; translated from the coding sequence ATGAGAAGAATATTATTATCATCAGACAGAAGTGGATCGGGAAAAACACTTATCACATCAGCAATTATGAAAGCATTATCTAAAAAATACAGAGTTAGAGGTTTCAAAGCTGGACCAGATTTCATAGATCCCGGGTATCATAAGATTGCCACAGGCTTTCCTTCAATAAACTTAGACTTATGGATGATGGGGAAAAACAATGTAAAGAGAAGTTTAATAAAATATGGAAGAGAATTCGATATAGGAATAATTGAAGGAGTAATGGGTCTATATGATGGTGTAGATACGCTTTACAGCACGTATGAGCTAGCTAAAGTTACTAAGACTCCAGTAATCTTGATAATTAATTGTTCTAATATAGGAAGTACTGTGGGTGCAATTGTAAAGGGGTTAAAATACTATAGAAACGATGTGAATATTCGAGGAGTCATCTTTAATAAAATAGCTTCAGAGACCCATTATAATTATTGTAAGACTGCAGTAGAAGATGTTGAAGTTTTAGGCTATGTTCCATTTGATAAGAATCTGGAAGTTAAATCCAGACATTTGGGCTTGGTCACGATTGAGGATAATAAAGAAGTACAAGACTTAATTAGATATGCATCAGAGTTAGTAGAGAAATACGTTGATTTAGATAAAATCTATGAGATGGCTTCTGATGAAGATCTTGAAGTCGATCTTCCTAAAGATGATGAGAATAAGGGATTAAAACGAAAAATGGCAATAGCTTACGATCCCGCTTTTAGTTTCTATTATCAAGAAAACTTAGATATATTGAGAAGCAGATATGAATTGGAATTCTTCAGCCCACTAAATGACGAATACGTAGAAGATGCAGAAGCTATATATATCGGAGGAGGCTATCCAGAACTTCATCTAAATGAACTAGAAAGATCTATCAAGACAAAAAGTTGGCTTAAAAATTCGTCTTATTCTGGAGTGAAAATCTATGCTGAGTGTGGTGGCCTAATGTACTTGTCTAAAAATCTAATAGATGAGAATAATAAAAATTATAATATGGTGGGTATTTTTGATATTGACCTAAAAACTAAGGATAAATTAACAATTGGATATACAGAATTAGAAGCAATTAATGAAAACTTCATAGCAAACAAAAATAGTTTAGTTAGGGGACATGAATTTCATATATCTAAACCCATTAGCGTTAATGAAAAAGAATTTGTATTTAAAGTTAGAATAGGGAAAGGTATTGTTGATAAATTAGATGGTGTAAAAAGCAATAATACTATTGCAAATTACTCTCACTTGCACTTTTCTAACTTTCAGCAGAAGATTGTTTTTTAA
- a CDS encoding uroporphyrinogen decarboxylase/cobalamine-independent methonine synthase family protein has protein sequence MNVKKALVGSFPKNPKLGKIISWYNMGKIDKEKLEKYINENVKKFFELAGDVKLDYTTNGLFRWDDVIDVTFGFISGAEKGPLQRFFDNNFYYRQPVIKEKINVKTREENLFLQDLESSRKIKEELSLSSKLKAVIPGPLTYYVLSDNRYYKNPIDLMIDYASAVNSLSQELLNVVDAIEIHEPAIFSSNIKRDALEKLPEIYKTMFDNVKIEKHLMTYFEINNLKRLDILFSLPVDYFGIDVIENLKKLGRVYTYFPSRKVYLGILNARNTKMEKISTIIRVYNSVKRKGVSDLIIGNNTLFDFIPEVVVVKKLKLLKKLEKVESNE, from the coding sequence ATGAATGTGAAAAAAGCCTTAGTGGGCAGTTTTCCAAAAAATCCCAAATTGGGAAAAATAATTTCATGGTATAATATGGGCAAGATAGATAAGGAGAAACTAGAGAAGTACATTAATGAAAATGTAAAGAAATTCTTTGAGCTAGCTGGAGATGTTAAATTAGACTATACTACCAATGGACTATTCAGATGGGACGATGTTATTGATGTAACATTTGGTTTTATTAGCGGTGCTGAAAAAGGTCCTTTGCAAAGGTTTTTTGATAACAACTTCTATTATAGGCAACCTGTAATTAAGGAGAAAATAAATGTAAAGACAAGAGAGGAAAACCTTTTCCTACAAGATTTAGAGTCCTCTAGGAAAATTAAGGAAGAATTAAGTTTATCTTCTAAGTTGAAAGCCGTAATTCCAGGGCCTTTAACATACTATGTACTATCTGATAATCGGTATTATAAGAATCCAATAGACCTAATGATCGATTACGCATCAGCTGTTAATTCATTATCGCAAGAACTTTTAAATGTCGTCGATGCAATAGAAATTCATGAACCTGCAATATTTAGTAGTAACATAAAGAGAGATGCTTTAGAGAAATTACCAGAGATATACAAAACTATGTTTGATAATGTAAAAATAGAGAAGCATCTAATGACCTATTTTGAAATTAATAACCTAAAAAGGCTAGATATACTCTTCTCCTTACCAGTAGACTATTTCGGTATAGATGTAATAGAAAATTTGAAGAAGCTTGGGAGAGTATATACGTATTTCCCTTCTAGGAAAGTATACTTAGGTATACTAAATGCTAGGAACACTAAGATGGAAAAGATAAGTACAATTATTAGAGTTTATAACTCAGTTAAGCGAAAAGGTGTAAGTGATTTGATTATAGGCAATAATACCTTATTTGACTTTATACCCGAGGTTGTTGTTGTAAAGAAACTAAAACTTTTAAAGAAATTAGAAAAGGTGGAGAGTAATGAGTAA
- the ribH gene encoding 6,7-dimethyl-8-ribityllumazine synthase: protein MQEKSIRLGIVVAEFNYDITQLMLQKALSHAKFLNAEVKVVIKVPGTFDMPLAIKKLLEKDFIDAVVTLGAVIKGETKHDEIVASQTARKIVDLSTEFNKPVTLGIIGHGATHEQAVERIEEYATRAVEAAIKLVQRTRKIDELKEVKETVIID, encoded by the coding sequence ATGCAGGAGAAATCGATTAGATTAGGAATAGTAGTAGCCGAGTTCAACTACGATATAACGCAATTAATGTTACAAAAAGCATTGTCACATGCCAAATTCTTAAACGCTGAGGTAAAAGTAGTTATAAAAGTACCTGGGACATTCGACATGCCTCTTGCAATTAAAAAACTGCTTGAGAAAGATTTCATAGACGCCGTAGTGACTTTAGGAGCAGTAATAAAAGGGGAAACTAAACACGATGAAATAGTTGCAAGCCAAACTGCTAGGAAAATAGTTGACCTCTCTACAGAATTCAATAAACCTGTGACACTAGGAATAATTGGTCATGGAGCAACTCATGAGCAAGCTGTTGAAAGAATTGAAGAATACGCAACCAGAGCAGTAGAGGCTGCAATAAAGTTAGTTCAAAGGACGAGAAAGATAGATGAGCTGAAAGAGGTTAAGGAAACGGTGATTATAGATTGA
- a CDS encoding DUF2208 family protein: MSSTGYNPFNWKFVLLSQVMMILFSLVLSFFPKYFIEFYILYILVYLGITSVIMMRSNPLLRERRSLGEIANARTLYEEKKASELVNKDEEYLKETTEVMKKNFSSMGIMFLYMIILVLIYNYVIIRFVTNIDNTLYKFGFFVLYFELLYGVSFLMNRRVLKFQTNIPMAPTSYKITEKGVIATDRSGVFLPSKYLVDAQISQNRDKKYVEIKSSSKFPFHVRLYSQDIDKVAELIERVKKIELKKQSSAES; the protein is encoded by the coding sequence ATGTCATCTACTGGATATAATCCCTTCAACTGGAAGTTTGTACTACTATCACAAGTAATGATGATATTGTTTTCGCTAGTACTTAGCTTTTTCCCAAAATATTTTATAGAATTTTACATACTATATATTTTGGTTTACTTGGGTATAACATCCGTAATAATGATGCGTTCAAATCCTTTACTTAGAGAAAGGAGATCTCTAGGTGAGATAGCTAATGCTAGGACGTTATATGAAGAGAAAAAGGCAAGTGAACTTGTAAACAAGGATGAGGAATATTTAAAGGAAACTACTGAGGTAATGAAGAAGAATTTCTCCTCAATGGGTATAATGTTCTTATATATGATAATTCTAGTATTAATTTACAATTATGTAATAATTAGATTTGTCACCAACATTGATAATACGCTGTATAAATTTGGATTTTTCGTATTGTATTTTGAATTACTCTACGGTGTTAGCTTTTTAATGAACAGACGTGTACTAAAGTTTCAGACTAATATTCCCATGGCGCCTACATCATATAAAATAACAGAAAAAGGTGTTATAGCTACTGATAGATCGGGTGTATTTTTACCATCAAAGTATTTAGTAGACGCTCAAATTTCTCAAAATAGGGATAAGAAATACGTTGAGATAAAGTCTTCATCAAAGTTTCCATTCCACGTTAGGCTTTATTCACAAGATATAGACAAGGTAGCTGAATTAATTGAAAGAGTAAAGAAAATAGAGCTTAAAAAACAATCTTCTGCTGAAAGTTAG
- the ribC gene encoding riboflavin synthase, with the protein MTRKYGIADATFSRVDMGSIAYKVIRSEDDEAEIIRYTVPGIKDLPVASKRLLDEGCDGVITLGWVGKTILDKYSYLATSIGLIMVQILTSKHVIDVTVHEDEADDEEKLKEIAIDRATKHAKNLVKLVKEGKNALTKYAGKGLRQGYNNAGEID; encoded by the coding sequence ATGACGAGAAAATACGGAATAGCCGATGCAACATTTTCCAGGGTTGATATGGGAAGCATAGCGTATAAGGTAATAAGAAGTGAAGACGATGAAGCGGAGATCATTAGGTATACTGTACCGGGCATTAAAGATTTACCAGTAGCTTCAAAGAGATTACTAGATGAAGGTTGTGATGGTGTAATAACCCTAGGCTGGGTAGGTAAAACGATATTGGATAAGTATAGCTACTTGGCTACAAGCATAGGCTTAATAATGGTTCAAATTCTAACTTCTAAACATGTAATTGACGTAACAGTACATGAAGATGAGGCAGATGATGAAGAAAAGTTAAAGGAGATAGCAATTGATAGGGCTACTAAACACGCTAAAAACTTAGTTAAGCTCGTAAAGGAAGGTAAAAACGCACTAACTAAATACGCAGGGAAAGGGTTGAGGCAGGGGTATAATAATGCAGGAGAAATCGATTAG
- the pcn gene encoding proliferating cell nuclear antigen (pcna): MIYLKSFERNIRLIDMKVVYDDVRVLKDIVQALAKLVDEAVLKFKEDNVELVALDRAHISLISVKLPKEMFKEYDVSEEFKFGFNTQYLMKILKVAKRKEAIEISSESPESIIINIIGGTNREFNVRNLEVSEENIPEINLQFDISATISSDGFKSAISEVSTVSDNVIIEGYEDKILIKAEGENEIEVEFSKDTGGLQDLEFSKNSKNSYSGEYLDDVLSLTKLSDFVKIAFGDQKPLQLSFNMEGGGKVTYLLAPKV; encoded by the coding sequence ATGATATATCTTAAATCTTTTGAAAGGAATATAAGATTGATTGACATGAAAGTAGTTTATGATGATGTGAGGGTTCTCAAAGATATTGTACAAGCTTTAGCCAAGTTAGTTGATGAAGCGGTATTAAAGTTTAAGGAGGATAATGTGGAATTAGTTGCATTGGATAGGGCTCACATTTCCCTAATATCAGTTAAATTGCCTAAGGAGATGTTTAAAGAGTATGACGTAAGTGAGGAATTTAAGTTTGGCTTTAATACCCAATATCTGATGAAAATTCTGAAAGTAGCTAAGAGAAAAGAGGCAATAGAAATATCTAGTGAATCTCCAGAGAGTATTATCATAAATATTATAGGAGGAACTAATAGGGAGTTTAATGTTAGGAACCTAGAGGTATCTGAGGAAAATATTCCAGAAATCAACCTGCAATTCGATATATCAGCCACGATTTCTTCAGATGGTTTTAAGTCAGCAATATCAGAAGTTTCAACAGTGAGTGATAATGTAATCATTGAGGGTTATGAAGATAAAATATTGATTAAGGCTGAAGGAGAGAATGAAATTGAAGTTGAATTTTCTAAAGATACTGGTGGTCTTCAAGATTTAGAATTCTCTAAGAACTCCAAGAACTCATATTCTGGAGAATATCTGGATGATGTCTTGTCATTAACTAAACTTTCAGATTTCGTCAAGATAGCATTTGGTGACCAGAAGCCTCTTCAGTTATCCTTTAATATGGAGGGAGGAGGGAAAGTTACTTATTTATTAGCTCCAAAAGTTTGA
- a CDS encoding 30S ribosomal protein S15: protein MNKRRAKGKSHSIRPARAGAPKWVRLTREEVEMLVEELVKRGYTPSMIGIILRDQYGIPLVRQIVGKKVTQILEERGLAPQIPEDLFNLIRKAVNIRRHINEYPRDKTAKKGLEEVESKIRRLATYYKSVGKLPQEWAYDPAKAELLVAGAS, encoded by the coding sequence ATGAACAAGAGAAGGGCTAAAGGGAAATCACATTCAATAAGACCTGCTAGAGCTGGAGCGCCCAAATGGGTGAGGCTAACCAGAGAAGAAGTTGAAATGCTGGTAGAAGAATTAGTGAAAAGAGGTTATACTCCATCTATGATAGGGATAATATTAAGGGATCAATATGGAATTCCTTTAGTTAGGCAAATAGTTGGGAAAAAAGTTACTCAAATATTAGAAGAAAGAGGTTTAGCTCCTCAAATACCTGAGGATCTGTTCAATCTAATAAGGAAAGCAGTAAATATAAGAAGACATATCAATGAGTATCCACGTGATAAGACAGCCAAGAAAGGATTAGAAGAGGTTGAGTCAAAGATCAGACGTTTAGCTACATATTATAAGAGCGTTGGAAAGCTTCCACAAGAATGGGCTTATGATCCTGCAAAGGCAGAACTACTAGTAGCTGGCGCAAGTTAA
- a CDS encoding GTP cyclohydrolase IIa: MKVLAIKLVDYREWTERLGYDREWLIQKIQNKFMMKIHEIASQYSTFPLQLRFDNFLMIVDGITNTQLIYMINDMQENLPVGIKTCLGYGKTPLEAQWNASVCLNNKEDKFKEYVDEKIAALHFDINFNTEALKYTSVYDSFLEITNIYVDLSRFLYKIGGILQYLGGDNYLGFVSTNSVNKVIEKFSDDNKIKVGIGIGQNARTAIKLATTSLEKIRNNREKTWHIEEEYH; the protein is encoded by the coding sequence TTGAAGGTATTAGCGATAAAGCTTGTAGATTATAGGGAGTGGACTGAGAGACTAGGATATGATAGGGAATGGTTAATTCAAAAAATTCAGAATAAATTCATGATGAAAATTCATGAGATAGCTTCACAATATAGCACATTTCCCCTTCAACTCAGGTTTGATAATTTTTTGATGATAGTTGATGGAATAACTAATACCCAACTTATCTACATGATAAACGATATGCAAGAAAACCTTCCAGTAGGAATAAAGACTTGCTTAGGTTATGGAAAAACTCCGCTAGAGGCGCAATGGAATGCATCTGTTTGCCTAAATAATAAAGAAGACAAATTTAAGGAATATGTGGACGAAAAAATAGCTGCATTACATTTCGATATAAACTTCAACACGGAAGCATTAAAATACACATCTGTATATGACTCATTTTTGGAGATAACCAATATATATGTAGACTTATCGAGATTTTTATACAAGATAGGCGGGATACTGCAATATTTAGGCGGAGATAACTATCTAGGCTTTGTGTCCACCAATAGCGTCAATAAGGTAATAGAGAAATTTAGTGATGATAATAAGATAAAGGTAGGGATAGGGATAGGACAAAATGCGAGAACTGCAATAAAATTGGCTACTACTTCTTTAGAGAAAATAAGGAATAATAGGGAAAAGACTTGGCATATAGAGGAAGAATATCACTAA